ACGGGCTGATCGGTCGCACCGACTGGTCGGTCGACTCTGCTGGCAGTGGATTCATCGGCGGGCGAAGACCACGTAGTCGTCGAGGTACTGCCAGACGGTGCCGACTTCGGAGAACCCGGCGGTACGCAGCGCGGCGAGGTGGAAGTCGAGCGGGGCGAGCGCCTGCGGGGGCCGGTCGGCGAAGCGCCGTTCCCGCTCCTGCGCGAAGGCGGCGATCGCCGGGTCGGCGAGGGCCTCGTCGTACCACTGCTGGTAGGTGAGCGCACCGCTCGCGAACCCCTTCTCCTGCGCGCGGATGTCGTGCCGTCGGGCGAGGTCGTGCAGGGTGGTCGAGGGGGCGAACCGGAGGTGGTCGGCGTTGAGCAGCAGGCCACCGGGGGGCAGGAGTTCCGCCGCCGCCTGGTAGACGCGGAGCAACTGCTCCGGTGAGAGCCAGTGCAGCGCGGTGGAGCTGAGTACGGCGTCGACCCGACGGCCGTCGAGGACGCCCGGCCAGTCCGGGTCGACCAGGTCGGCCTCGCGTACCTCCGCCCGTGGCCCGTGGTCGGCGAGCACACCACGGGCGATGTGCAACAGGATCGGGTCGTAGTCGACGGCGACGGCGCGGGCGTGGGGAAAGGCG
The Micromonospora pisi DNA segment above includes these coding regions:
- a CDS encoding class I SAM-dependent methyltransferase translates to MPPETTTTSTTTARRLLRLWDEQQAAYVADREERFAVMLDVLRLLLPDDPTVLDLACGPGAIADRVLTAFPHARAVAVDYDPILLHIARGVLADHGPRAEVREADLVDPDWPGVLDGRRVDAVLSSTALHWLSPEQLLRVYQAAAELLPPGGLLLNADHLRFAPSTTLHDLARRHDIRAQEKGFASGALTYQQWYDEALADPAIAAFAQERERRFADRPPQALAPLDFHLAALRTAGFSEVGTVWQYLDDYVVFARR